In a genomic window of Helianthus annuus cultivar XRQ/B chromosome 10, HanXRQr2.0-SUNRISE, whole genome shotgun sequence:
- the LOC110882928 gene encoding 4-coumarate--CoA ligase-like 7: protein MNFIAVSQMLTSDQRLMGGKDYVFLCLLPMFHIFEKYRVTYLWVVPPVFLALAKQEVVNKFDLSSLKQLGSGAAPLGKELMEECAKKLPHVVALQVNFMILFTVLLVENFVLVVSYL from the coding sequence ATGAATTTTATTGCGGTTTCGCAAATGTTGACTTCTGATCAGAGGTTAATGGGTGGGAAAgattatgtgtttttgtgtttgttgcCTATGTTTCATATATTTGAGAAGTATAGGGTGACTTATTTGTGGGTTGTTCCGCCGGTTTTTCTTGCGTTGGCTAAGCAGGAAGTGGTGAATAAGTTTGATTTGTCGTCGTTGAAGCAGCTCGGGTCGGGTGCTGCGCCTTTAGGGAAGGAGTTGATGGAGGAGTGTGCTAAGAAGCTGCCTCATGTTGTGGCTCTTCAGGTGAATTTCATGATCTTATTTACAGTTTTGTTAGTTGAAAATTTTGTACTTGTGGTTAGTTATTTATGA
- the LOC110882886 gene encoding uncharacterized protein LOC110882886 produces MTTRNQEVDRISRDVSRLDEFTSQTQEGLMSLKTAFEQLQAAFARIEQQGTMMPRIDNDRVCNNELTKVEFPKFNGDDVEGWLYKCERFFSVDDTPERYNVRYAVVHLEGRALQWYQGFMKSSGKQMCDITWDEYTRSAATRFAATLIEDAMGALKALTQTGELEDYYDKFDLLLNKVTLPDEYTISLFIEGLKPEIKCHVKMFKPRTLRETYSLARLQEQSNKTLGWGSMNSGSSNGYKYNSSRTNNLTSIAKQPLLATPVNQVPSNAIIPKKVTNKYMDDKRAKGEVCKGKKQLFLVEVDEYPEDEELEEEEGDSAVQGDPQISLNALMGIPSYSTMQVIGTIGTKYLYILLDSGSTHNFMSKTLAQKLKCPVKQINNVQITVADGNKVEYVNWLETLDDIVWNFKNLTMKFDIVGQSFELKGTKKQGVKLSYMERITSLIQGQNSVIQAQLFTIQDFAVDHCMYQPVIEKQKEQEGLETLLQEYEDVFEVPKGLPPARLIDHIIQLKDDKVNLNLKPYRYPSAKKDIIEQMTQELRLNEATVKDVFPIPFIEELLDELHGANIFSKLDLRSGYHQGRMYEPDIYKTAFKTHQGHYEFLVLPFGLTNAPATFQSLMNSTFKSVLRKCALVFFFEILVYSSSWHQHLVDLQVVLQLMRDNSLKAKRSKCSFAGEKVEYLGHVITKEGVFTDPKS; encoded by the exons ATGACAACAAGAAACCAAGAAGTTGACCGTATTTCTAGAGATGTTAGTAGATTGGACGAGTTCACTTCACAAACTCAAGAAGGGTTAATGAGTTTGAAGACAGCCTTTGAACAGTTGCAGGCTGCGTTTGCAAGAATCGAACAACAAGGAACAATGATGCCAAGAATTGATAATGATAGAGTGTGCAACAATGAGTTAACCAAAGTCGAGTTTCCCAAGTTTAATGGGGATGATGTGGAAGGATGGTTGTACAAGTGTGAGCGTTTTTTCTCGGTTGATGATACACCAGAAAGATATAATGTGAGATATGCAGTTGTCCATTTAGAAGGAAGGGCATTGCAGTGGTATCAAGGGTTCATGAAATCAAGTGGAAAGCAAATGTGTGATATAACTTGGGATGAGTATACAAGGTCAGCCGCTACAAGATTTGCTGCAACCTTGATTGAAGATGCTATGGGAGCACTCAAAGCTTTGACACAAACAGGGGAATTGGAGGACTACTATGACAAGTTTGATTTGCTATTAAACAAGGTAACTCTACCTGATGAATATACCATAAGTTTGTTCATTGAGGGGTTGAAACCAGAGATTAAATGTCATGTTAAGATGTTTAAACCAAGAACATTGAGGGAAACTTATTCTTTGGCCAGATTACAAGAACAGTCAAATAAAACTTTGGGTTGGGGAAGTATGAACAGTGGCAGTTCTAATGGATACAAGTATAATTCATCAAGAACTAACAATTTGACTAGTATTGCTAAGCAACCTTTGCTAGCAACACCTGTCAATCAAGTGCCATCAAATGCAATCATACCCAAGAAGGTCACTAATAAATACATGGATGATAAGAGGGCAAAAGGGGA AGTTTGCAAAGGGAAGAAACAACTGTTTCTAGTGGAAGTAGATGAATACCCAGAGGATGAAGAATTAGAGGAGGAAGAAGGAGATTCAGCTGTTCAAGGAGACCCACAAATTTCACTAAATGCCCTTATGGGTATTCCCTCCTATTCAACTATGCAAGTGATTGGGACAATTGGCACCAAATACTTGTACATACTGCTAGACAGTGGTTCTACTCACAATTTTATGAGTAAAACATTGGCTCAAAAGCTGAAATGTCCAGTGAAACAGATCAATAATGTACAGATTACAGTTGCTGATGGTAATAAGGTGGAATACGTGAAT TGGTTGGAAACATTAGATGATATTGTTTGGAACTTCAAGAATTTAACTATGAAGTTTGATATAGTTGGGCAGTCGTTTGAATTGAAGGGCACTAAGAAACAAGGGGTCAAACTTTCATATATGGAGAGAATTACAAGTCTAATTCAAGGGCAAAATAGTGTTATTCAAGCACAACTGTTTACAATTCAAGATTTTGCTGTTGACCATTGTATGTATCAACCTGTTATTGAAAAACAAAAGGAGCAAGAAGGACTAGAGACATTGTTACAAGAGTATGAAGACGTATTTGAAGTGCCAAAAGGTCTACCTCCTGCTAGACTAATTGACCACATAATTCAACTCAAGGATGATAAGGTGAATCTAAATCTTAAACCTTATAGATATCCTAGTGCTAAAAAAGACATCATTGAACAAATGACCCAAGAATT GAGGTTAAATGAAGCAACAGTGAAAGATGTTTTTCCAATTCCTTTCATTGAAGAGCTGTTAGATGAGCTGCATGGAGCCAACATATTTTCTAAATTGGACCtaagatctgggtatcatcagggCAGAATGTACGAACCTGATATATATAAAACAGCTTTCAAAACTCATCAAGGGCACTATGAATTTCTAGTTCTTCCTTTTGGcctaactaatgcacctgccacTTTCCAATCTCTCATGAACTCTACTTTTAAAAGTGTGCTTCGAAAATGTGCTTTAGTTTTCTTTTTTGAGATATTGGTGTATAGTAGTAGCTGGCATCAACACTTGGTGGATTTACAAGTTGTATTGCAGTTAATGAGAGATAATTCCCTCAAAGCAAAGAGATCCAAATGCTCTTTTGCAGGAGAGAAGGTGGAGTATTTAGGCCATGTCATAACTAAAGAGGGGGTTTTTACTGATCCAAAAAGCTGA
- the LOC110882929 gene encoding uncharacterized protein LOC110882929, producing the protein MASKTTESSSAASMDVLLCKWGVMSFNNLVHDYGIRAEWNPVLPSKTDTAFPLKAGKITLFSDFFKFCNFRLPITKFLKLVLDFYRIHISQIHPLGLVKLRQFEYACVALGHIPELIVFRAFFVLVWKSPFFTFDRRDTEVSCLREIPTSSRDKDWKKKFFYLDASAIPGEMHWQDKGPKDKVKDDAPPADSYASNALYVKLCGRPFECTIIPEGALVMAGMSLLWPDIRRYPSFQREDGGEWGMFDFVDPPRHLALKPNNRKLDEGEPDVLKVHLEQFLLPAMPTDPLEYIAPLTGMAAATSASSEKKPIRLKLSGRKPAATTVSVPVMEETPNASREVSLASDLTSPGRASKKRKIFVAPTLSAFQAVQAACAISPGTFAGISSGGVPSTVVSTMAASCTGSTSMPTSPQVSASFAPAVSCIMPIPSSTVSIAVTSEPLPSLRSGGFDTTLPESPKDMFAGFDTNAAAASTAHEATSVGGGDNRASSSGIADDGARLIDDLFIPTVCWDPHAQDKRYQPQWKIAESSRLIFPPVVQHWVERAYPPAEAAYVEGLNNEDLMNSSISDSVTLPRRLVEIRRRWVRDNTQLHEARVIIQELRDDKHRLESQLQTAGLKEARFLSEKNKAEEDLRRVTEHLAEERIVWARDMAEKDRVLAQAKNVQEELERKAVAEAQKVQERYQDLTTEVETCHTKIRLMQGELEEREAKFKEMQDHCDSLVTQNNKLAASSSSKLREVEDALAQSHAEIDDLTNQLAAMRGDRNWLITNGLVGAFEFLRESSHFTSLIDRLSAAAYQAGHHDGVLKGYMDCQQAERVPPDFQTLKNKLQADMAKALEAAYTEPLPCYGDLMDKVNEDGIDSLRLMLDPADESEED; encoded by the exons ATGGCTTCAAAAACGACCGAATCCTCTTCCGCCGCTTCCATGGACGTACTACTGTGCAAATGGGGCGTGATGTCTTTCAACAATTTGGTCCATGATTATGGCATTAGGGCTGAATGGAATCCTGTGTTGCCGTCAAAAACCGACACCGCCTTTCCCCTGAAAGCAGGTAAAATCACTTTGTTTAGTGATTTTTTCAAGTTTTGCAACTTCCGGTTACCCATCAccaaatttttgaaattggtgcTTGATTTCTACCGCATCCACATTTCTCAAATACATCCTCTTGGCCTTGTGAAACTTCGACAATTTGAGTATGCCTGCGTAGCTCTTGGTCACATCCCAGAACTGATCGTCTTTAGGGCTTTCTTCGTACTTGTGTGGAAATCCCCTTTCTTTACCTTTGATCGGCGGGATACCGAAGTATCATGTCTGAGGGAGATCCCTACAAGTTCTAGAGACAAGGATTGGAAGAAAAAATTCTTCTACCTGGATGCCAGTGCTATTCCCGGGGAAATGCATTGGCAAGATAAAGGTCCGAAGGATAAAGTGAAGGATGATGCTCCCCCTGCAGATTCGTACGCGTCAAATGCGCTGTATGTAAAACTGTGTGGCCGCCCCTTTGAGTGCACTATTATTCCAGAAGGGGCGCTAGTGATGGCCGGTATGAGCCTGTTATGGCCGGATATAAGGCGTTATCCCTCATTCCAACGGGAAGATGGAG GGGAGTGGGGAATGTTTGACTTTGTTGATCCACCACGTCACCTGGCGTTGAAACCCAACAACCGGAAACTTGATGAAGGGGAACCAGATGTGTTGAAAGTGCATCTGGAACAATTTCTTCTACCGGCGATGCCAACGGATCCCTTGGAGTATATCGCTCCCTTGACGGGTATGGCGGCCGCTACTTCAGCATCATCGGAGAAGAAACCTATTCGGCTAAAGCTGTCTGGGAGAAAACCTGCAGCAACCACTGTCAGCGTGCCCGTGATGGAAGAGACGCCCAACGCGAGTCGTGAAGTTTCCTTAGCTTCCGACCTGACCAGTCCTGGCCGTGCTTCGAAAAAGAGGAAAATCTTTGTGGCACCTACGCTGAGCGCGTTTCAGGCGGTGCAAGCCGCATGTGCAATTTCACCAg GTACCTTTGCGGGAATATCATCCGGGGGTGTGCCATCCACTGTTGTTTCGACTATGGCGGCGTCTTGTACTGGTAGTACCAGCATGCCTACGAGTCCACAAGTTTCAGCGTCATTCGCTCCCGCTGTGAGCTGCATCATGCCCATTCCTAGTTCTACGGTATCCATAGCCGTAACTTCCGAGCCGCTGCCCTCGCTTCGATCAGGTGGTTTTGACACAACCCTTCCTGAATCGCCCAAGGACATGTTTGCTGGTTTTGACACCAATGCTGCTGCCGCGTCGACCGCGCATGAGGCAACTAGCGTGGGTGGAGGCGATAATCGTGCGTCGAGCAGCGGCATTGCTGACGATGGTGCCCGCTTGATTGATGATTTGTTTATACCTACCGTTTGTTGGGATCCTCATGCCCAGGATAAACGTTACCAGCCTCAATGGAAGATTGCTGAATCTTCCCGACTTATCTTTCCTCCAGTTGTCCAACATTGGGTTGAGAGGGCGTACCCCCCCGCTGAAGCGGCGTATGTTGAGGGGTTAAACAATGAGGATTTGATGAATTCGTCTATATCAGATTCTGTGACCCTACCTCGCCGGTTGGTAGAGATACGGCGCCGGTGGGTGCGTGATAACACCCAACTTCATGAGGCCCGGGTCATTATCCAAGAACTGAGGGATGACAAGCATCGCCTCGAAAGTCAACTGCAGACCGCGGGGTTGAAAGAGGCCCGATTTCTGTCAGAGAAGAATAAGGCCGAGGAGGATTTGCGGAGGGTAACTGAACATCTCGCTGAGGAAAGGATCGTATGGGCCCGCGATATGGCGGAAAAAGATAGGGTTTTGGCTCAAGCGAAAAATGTACAAGAGGAGTTGGAACGCAAGGCTGTGGCAGAGGCTCAGAAG GTTCAGGAGCGGTACCAGGATTTGACAACCGAAGTAGAGACCTGTCATACCAAGATCCGACTGATGCAGGGAGAGTTGGAGGAGCGTGAGGCAAAATTCAAGGAGATGCAAGATCATTGTGATTCCCTTGTCACCCAAAACAATAAGCTTGCTGCATCGTCGTCTTCAAAGTTAAGGGAGGTGGAGGACGCGCTGGCACAATCCCATGCAGAGATCGATGATTTGACCAACCAGCTAGCGGCTATGCGGGGAGACAGGAATTGGTTGATAACTAATGGGCTAGTGGGGGCGTTCGAATTTCTGCGTGAGTCGTCCCACTTTACTAGCCTGATTGACCGTCTTTCCGCCGCTGCCTACCAAGCTGGTCATCATGATGGTGTACTTAAGGGCTACATGGACTGCCAGCAAGCGGAAAGAGTCCCGCCGGACTTCCAAACCCTCAAAAATAAGTTACAGGCTGATATGGCGAAGGCTCTTGAAGCTGCGTACACCGAACCTCTACCTTGCTATGGCGATCTGATGGATAAGGTTAATGAAGATGGAATAGACTCGCTACGTCTGATGCTGGACCCTGCGGACGAGTCCGAAGAAGACTGA